The proteins below are encoded in one region of Gallus gallus isolate bGalGal1 chromosome 12, bGalGal1.mat.broiler.GRCg7b, whole genome shotgun sequence:
- the CHDH gene encoding choline dehydrogenase, mitochondrial isoform X1, with protein sequence MPARTPRSYPFQYNLRGRVRRTSPRSCSYCFESALNSPDRLCTTAEEPDVPADSCRPPPPQTAPPARGRGRVTGSGFGPARLRCRNYGKTLDFFLNSARAVLLVKMSYLINGVKHCSPMNQMHKVTGALFKACLLRNTWRIKEQQLKISRALSQLSSEKANSYNYVIVGAGSAGCVLANRLTEDPHSTVLLLEAGPKDTLLGSKRLLWKIHMPAALTYNLCDEKYNWYYHTTSQKHMDNRIMYWPRGRVWGGSSSLNAMVYIRGHAEDYNRWSREGAIGWDYDHCLPYFKKAQTHELGSDQYRGGKGPLYVSRGKTNHPLHQAFLDATQQAGYPFTDDMNGYQQEGFGWMDMTIHQGKRWSTASAYLHPALSRPNLSVTEKTLVTKILFQGTKSIGVEYVKNGQTEKAFASKEVILSGGAINSPQLLMLSGIGNADDLKKLGIPVVCHLPGVGQNLQDHLEVYVQHKCTKPITLYSAQKPVNMARIGLEWLWKFTGEGATAHLESGGFIRSQPGVPHPDIQFHFLPSQVIDHGRVASTMEAYQVHVGPMRSASVGWLKLKSADPKDHPIIEPNYMSAERDIWEFRQCVKLTREIFAQKAFEKFRGPEIQPGNNVQSDKEIDAFIRQKTDSAYHPSCTCKMGQPSDGTAVVDPQTKVIGVENLRVVDASIMPSIVSGNLNAPTIMIAEKAADIIKGLPSLQEKNVPVYKPKTLETQR encoded by the exons ATGCCCGCCCGTACACCTCGCTCTTACCCATTTCAGTACAACTTACGAGGGCGCGTGAGGCGGACTTCGCCCCGCAGCTGCTCGTACTGTTTCGAATCAGCGCTGAATTCCCCCGACAGACTTTGCACGACGGCCGAAGAGCCCGACGTTCCTGCGGACAGCTGCAGGCCGCCTCCCCCACAGACCGCTCCCCctgcgcggggccgggggcgtgTGACGGGATCCGGCTTCGGCCCCGCGCGCCTCCGCTGCAGGAACTAC gGCAaaacactggatttttttttaaattctgcaaGAGCAGTGTTATTAGTTAAGATGTCCTACTTAATCAATGGAGTTAAACATTGCAGTCCTATGAATCAAATGCACAAAGTTACAGGAGCTCTGTTTAAAGCATGCCTATTAAGGAACACATGGCGCATCAAGGAGCAACAATTAAAAATCTCACGTGCATTGTCTCAGCTTAGTTCTGAAAAGGCAAACTCTTATAATTATGTCATTGTTGGAGCTGGATCAGCAGGGTGTGTATTAGCCAACAGGCTGACTGAAGACCCTCACAGTACTGTACTGCTTTTGGAAGCAGGCCCTAAAGACACCCTTTTAGGTAGTAAAAGACTACTGTGGAAGATTCATATGCCTGCTGCATTAACTTATAACCTCTGTGATGAGAAATATAACTGGTATTATCACACAACTTCACAGAAGCATATGGATAACAGAATTATGTACTGGCCCCGAGGAAGAGTGTGGGGTGGCTCCTCTTCTCTCAATGCAATGGTTTATATTCGTGGGCATGCAGAAGATTATAATCGATGGAGCAGAGAAGGGGCTATAGGATGGGACTATGATCATTGCTTGCCCTATTTTAAGAAGGCGCAAACACATGAACTGGGGTCAGATCAGTATAGAGGTGGAAAAGGACCTCTTTATGTGTCAAGGGGCAAAACAAACCACCCTCTTCATCAAGCATTCCTGGATGCAACCCAGCAAGCTGGGTATCCCTTCACAGATGATATGAATGGTTATCAACAAGAAGGATTTGGCTGGATGGACATGACTATACACCAAG GTAAAAGATGGAGCACAGCTAGTGCTTACCTTCATCCAGCTCTATCACGCCCCAACTTGTCAGTTACTGAGAAGACGCTTGTAACAAAAATCTTGTTTCAAGGAACAAAATCCATTGGTGTTGAGTATGTGAAAAATGGACAAACGGAGAAG GCTTTTGCCagtaaagaagttattttaagtGGAGGTGCCATAAATTCTCCACAGCTACTTATGTTGTCTGGGATTGGCAATGcagatgatttaaaaaaactgGGGATCCCTGTTGTATGCCACCTTCCTg GAGTAGGCCAGAACCTTCAAGATCATTTAGAAGTTTATGTCCAGCACAAGTGCACAAAACCTATTACTCTATACAGTGCACAAAAGCCAGTTAACATGGCGAGGATTGGTCTAGAATGGCTTTGGAAGTTTACAG GTGAGGGAGCCACTGCCCACTTAGAATCTGGTGGGTTTATCCGAAGTCAGCCAGGAGTTCCTCACCCCGACATTCAGTTCCACTTTCTCCCTTCTCAGGTGATTGATCATGGTCGGGTTGCTTCCACAATGGAAGCTTACCAG GTTCACGTAGGACCCATGAGGAGTGCAAGTGTGGGCTGGCTAAAGCTGAAGAGTGCAGACCCAAAGGACCATCCTATCATTGAGCCTAACTACATGTCAGCAG AAAGAGATATTTGGGAATTCCGCCAGTGTGTCAAGTTGACCAGAGAGATCTTTGCccaaaaagcttttgaaaagtTTCGTGGACCTGAAATTCAACCAGGAAACAATGTTCAGTCTGACAAAGAAATAGATGCCTTCATAAGACAGAAGACTGATAGTGCTTATCATCCTTCTTGCACGTGTAAAATGGGTCAGCCTTCAGATGGCACCGCTGTAGTTGATCCCCAAACAAAAGTAATTGGTGTTGAAAATTTGAGAGTAGTAGATGCCTCAATAATGCCCAGTATAGTGAGTGGGAATTTGAATGCCCCTACTATTATGATAGCAGAGAAAGCTGCAGATATAATTAAGGGGCTCCCATcacttcaggagaaaaatgttcCTGTATATAAGCCCAAGACCTTGGAAACACAACGATAA
- the CHDH gene encoding choline dehydrogenase, mitochondrial isoform X2 — MSYLINGVKHCSPMNQMHKVTGALFKACLLRNTWRIKEQQLKISRALSQLSSEKANSYNYVIVGAGSAGCVLANRLTEDPHSTVLLLEAGPKDTLLGSKRLLWKIHMPAALTYNLCDEKYNWYYHTTSQKHMDNRIMYWPRGRVWGGSSSLNAMVYIRGHAEDYNRWSREGAIGWDYDHCLPYFKKAQTHELGSDQYRGGKGPLYVSRGKTNHPLHQAFLDATQQAGYPFTDDMNGYQQEGFGWMDMTIHQGKRWSTASAYLHPALSRPNLSVTEKTLVTKILFQGTKSIGVEYVKNGQTEKAFASKEVILSGGAINSPQLLMLSGIGNADDLKKLGIPVVCHLPGVGQNLQDHLEVYVQHKCTKPITLYSAQKPVNMARIGLEWLWKFTGEGATAHLESGGFIRSQPGVPHPDIQFHFLPSQVIDHGRVASTMEAYQVHVGPMRSASVGWLKLKSADPKDHPIIEPNYMSAERDIWEFRQCVKLTREIFAQKAFEKFRGPEIQPGNNVQSDKEIDAFIRQKTDSAYHPSCTCKMGQPSDGTAVVDPQTKVIGVENLRVVDASIMPSIVSGNLNAPTIMIAEKAADIIKGLPSLQEKNVPVYKPKTLETQR, encoded by the exons ATGTCCTACTTAATCAATGGAGTTAAACATTGCAGTCCTATGAATCAAATGCACAAAGTTACAGGAGCTCTGTTTAAAGCATGCCTATTAAGGAACACATGGCGCATCAAGGAGCAACAATTAAAAATCTCACGTGCATTGTCTCAGCTTAGTTCTGAAAAGGCAAACTCTTATAATTATGTCATTGTTGGAGCTGGATCAGCAGGGTGTGTATTAGCCAACAGGCTGACTGAAGACCCTCACAGTACTGTACTGCTTTTGGAAGCAGGCCCTAAAGACACCCTTTTAGGTAGTAAAAGACTACTGTGGAAGATTCATATGCCTGCTGCATTAACTTATAACCTCTGTGATGAGAAATATAACTGGTATTATCACACAACTTCACAGAAGCATATGGATAACAGAATTATGTACTGGCCCCGAGGAAGAGTGTGGGGTGGCTCCTCTTCTCTCAATGCAATGGTTTATATTCGTGGGCATGCAGAAGATTATAATCGATGGAGCAGAGAAGGGGCTATAGGATGGGACTATGATCATTGCTTGCCCTATTTTAAGAAGGCGCAAACACATGAACTGGGGTCAGATCAGTATAGAGGTGGAAAAGGACCTCTTTATGTGTCAAGGGGCAAAACAAACCACCCTCTTCATCAAGCATTCCTGGATGCAACCCAGCAAGCTGGGTATCCCTTCACAGATGATATGAATGGTTATCAACAAGAAGGATTTGGCTGGATGGACATGACTATACACCAAG GTAAAAGATGGAGCACAGCTAGTGCTTACCTTCATCCAGCTCTATCACGCCCCAACTTGTCAGTTACTGAGAAGACGCTTGTAACAAAAATCTTGTTTCAAGGAACAAAATCCATTGGTGTTGAGTATGTGAAAAATGGACAAACGGAGAAG GCTTTTGCCagtaaagaagttattttaagtGGAGGTGCCATAAATTCTCCACAGCTACTTATGTTGTCTGGGATTGGCAATGcagatgatttaaaaaaactgGGGATCCCTGTTGTATGCCACCTTCCTg GAGTAGGCCAGAACCTTCAAGATCATTTAGAAGTTTATGTCCAGCACAAGTGCACAAAACCTATTACTCTATACAGTGCACAAAAGCCAGTTAACATGGCGAGGATTGGTCTAGAATGGCTTTGGAAGTTTACAG GTGAGGGAGCCACTGCCCACTTAGAATCTGGTGGGTTTATCCGAAGTCAGCCAGGAGTTCCTCACCCCGACATTCAGTTCCACTTTCTCCCTTCTCAGGTGATTGATCATGGTCGGGTTGCTTCCACAATGGAAGCTTACCAG GTTCACGTAGGACCCATGAGGAGTGCAAGTGTGGGCTGGCTAAAGCTGAAGAGTGCAGACCCAAAGGACCATCCTATCATTGAGCCTAACTACATGTCAGCAG AAAGAGATATTTGGGAATTCCGCCAGTGTGTCAAGTTGACCAGAGAGATCTTTGCccaaaaagcttttgaaaagtTTCGTGGACCTGAAATTCAACCAGGAAACAATGTTCAGTCTGACAAAGAAATAGATGCCTTCATAAGACAGAAGACTGATAGTGCTTATCATCCTTCTTGCACGTGTAAAATGGGTCAGCCTTCAGATGGCACCGCTGTAGTTGATCCCCAAACAAAAGTAATTGGTGTTGAAAATTTGAGAGTAGTAGATGCCTCAATAATGCCCAGTATAGTGAGTGGGAATTTGAATGCCCCTACTATTATGATAGCAGAGAAAGCTGCAGATATAATTAAGGGGCTCCCATcacttcaggagaaaaatgttcCTGTATATAAGCCCAAGACCTTGGAAACACAACGATAA